A window of Rubricoccus marinus contains these coding sequences:
- a CDS encoding GumC family protein: protein MSTSLPDVRISGGDGPGSLPRGAEPLAPEAPASEGVISPRLLERLWWAARVAYRARWVLIAITILAAGLSVWLALLMPNRFQAETRVMLPDSGDGFGGLLESIAPGASAILGQDGGGGYTRYSAILTSRTSLEEVVDRFDLVRVYETQEKASPRDEAVAALSANTGIGVDLEYDYLSVRVLDESPERAADIANYYVAVLNRRHIALSSGSAAEQREFLETRLNEAELALDSARQAMQAFQERNGVVQLESQAEALMGAIGAARGQVAEAEVRYQALRSQYGDENPDVSAARAAVSSAQSQLNRLTGGEDAVMPIPLQQFPAVGRQYGQLMQELKTQEAILTAIRPMYEQAAMSERRDASAVQVLDPAVPPSRKAEPRRSIIVLSATLAAPILALLLLLTWALVRENGARVFSRLRAES, encoded by the coding sequence ATGTCTACCTCCCTACCCGATGTCCGGATCTCAGGCGGCGACGGCCCCGGCAGCCTGCCACGAGGGGCTGAGCCTCTGGCGCCAGAGGCGCCCGCGAGCGAGGGCGTGATCTCACCGCGGCTCCTCGAGCGGCTGTGGTGGGCGGCCCGCGTGGCCTACCGTGCCCGGTGGGTACTGATCGCCATCACCATCCTCGCAGCTGGCCTCTCGGTCTGGCTGGCGCTGCTGATGCCGAACCGGTTCCAGGCCGAAACCCGCGTCATGCTGCCCGATAGCGGCGACGGCTTTGGAGGCCTGCTCGAATCCATCGCTCCCGGCGCGTCGGCCATCCTCGGGCAAGACGGCGGGGGCGGCTATACGCGCTACTCGGCCATTCTCACCTCTCGGACGTCCCTCGAAGAGGTCGTAGACCGCTTTGACCTGGTCCGCGTGTATGAGACCCAGGAAAAGGCTTCTCCTCGCGATGAAGCCGTAGCGGCGCTTTCTGCGAACACCGGGATCGGTGTCGATCTGGAGTACGACTACCTCTCTGTACGCGTGCTGGATGAGAGCCCCGAGCGCGCCGCCGATATCGCCAACTACTACGTGGCGGTGCTCAACCGGCGGCACATCGCGCTGAGCAGCGGGAGCGCAGCCGAGCAGCGGGAGTTTCTCGAGACGCGTCTGAATGAGGCCGAGCTCGCGCTGGACTCCGCCCGGCAGGCTATGCAAGCATTCCAGGAGCGCAATGGCGTGGTCCAGCTGGAATCCCAGGCAGAAGCGCTGATGGGCGCGATCGGCGCCGCTCGGGGCCAAGTTGCCGAGGCCGAGGTGCGGTACCAGGCGCTCCGGTCCCAGTACGGGGACGAGAACCCGGACGTGTCCGCGGCCCGTGCCGCTGTGTCGTCCGCGCAGTCTCAACTCAACCGCCTGACGGGAGGGGAAGACGCCGTGATGCCCATCCCGCTCCAGCAGTTTCCCGCCGTTGGACGCCAGTATGGGCAACTGATGCAGGAGCTTAAAACGCAAGAGGCCATCCTGACGGCCATCCGCCCCATGTACGAGCAGGCGGCCATGTCGGAGCGCCGCGACGCCAGCGCCGTCCAGGTGCTCGATCCGGCCGTGCCGCCGTCTCGCAAGGCCGAGCCCCGGCGGTCCATCATCGTCCTGTCCGCGACCCTTGCGGCGCCGATCCTCGCGCTGCTGCTGCTGCTGACCTGGGCGCTTGTCCGGGAGAACGGCGCGCGCGTCTTTAGCCGGCTCCGCGCCGAGAGCTAG
- a CDS encoding O-antigen ligase family protein — MESAKLSLPPLPLAVGSGLAATGLLLAVLALAPEALPLLVVAGIGLLALLVWAPSVAAPRTVGLIAVSILSIAALGGDDGTDAFEVAFGVALLLYPVLWYVLSAAEGYRCIRTGPDLAYVLFLAVALVFGVGLAARGDGFSAEFRSDITTVLAFAMWLPAREVCIRHRYGPRIIATLLIGLGVVAAISAAVRLQMALSSAEAFYEVVDVRIASGEIQVIGALLTAMCALAVVRTLGMRVVLLAATGLLLGGLILAKSRGPWVAAAVALMIAGSLLPGHGKRRLVGFSLLGAALLVGGAIAVLGDELALIGIGLARRLFSISSAFTADVSLLNRYEETASAWREIQQSPILGHGWGAQVFRKDLIANGTLSWGFIHNGYIWLWHKVGILGLTLFLIPFGTSVLYGIRAATSAALAHEERAYAAASVGAVLAFAVLGLPSNPFAVLDQILIVTLAMALASGLYHRSLRYAH; from the coding sequence GTGGAGAGTGCAAAGCTCTCACTCCCCCCTCTGCCTCTGGCGGTGGGAAGCGGGCTCGCGGCTACGGGTCTGCTTCTGGCGGTCCTCGCTCTCGCGCCAGAGGCCCTACCCCTCTTGGTGGTCGCGGGAATTGGGCTTCTGGCGCTGCTGGTCTGGGCCCCCTCCGTCGCCGCGCCCCGCACCGTCGGGCTGATCGCCGTCTCCATTCTTAGCATCGCGGCTCTCGGCGGCGACGATGGGACGGACGCGTTCGAGGTCGCCTTCGGCGTTGCGCTGCTTCTCTACCCGGTGCTGTGGTACGTGCTGAGCGCCGCGGAAGGGTACCGATGCATCCGAACGGGTCCCGACCTCGCATACGTCCTCTTTCTAGCAGTCGCGCTCGTTTTCGGCGTCGGTCTCGCCGCTAGAGGCGACGGCTTCAGCGCGGAGTTCCGGTCGGACATCACGACCGTGCTGGCGTTCGCGATGTGGCTGCCGGCACGCGAGGTGTGCATCCGCCACCGCTACGGGCCGCGCATCATCGCGACGCTGCTGATCGGGCTCGGGGTCGTCGCGGCTATTAGCGCCGCGGTACGGCTTCAGATGGCGCTCAGCAGCGCTGAAGCGTTTTACGAAGTCGTGGATGTGCGGATCGCCTCTGGCGAGATCCAGGTGATCGGCGCGCTTCTCACGGCGATGTGCGCCCTGGCGGTGGTTCGCACGCTCGGCATGCGCGTGGTACTGCTCGCCGCGACGGGCTTGCTTCTGGGCGGGTTGATCCTGGCGAAGTCGCGAGGCCCATGGGTGGCTGCGGCGGTGGCCCTTATGATCGCGGGGAGCCTCTTACCAGGGCATGGCAAGCGCAGGCTCGTCGGCTTTAGCCTGTTGGGCGCGGCGCTCCTCGTAGGAGGAGCGATCGCCGTCCTGGGAGACGAACTCGCGCTGATCGGAATCGGCCTGGCGCGGCGCTTGTTCTCCATTTCGAGCGCGTTTACGGCCGATGTGTCGCTTCTCAACCGCTATGAAGAGACCGCCAGTGCGTGGCGAGAGATTCAGCAGAGCCCGATCCTGGGCCATGGTTGGGGCGCCCAGGTGTTTCGGAAGGACCTCATCGCGAATGGCACGCTTTCCTGGGGTTTCATCCACAACGGGTACATCTGGCTCTGGCATAAGGTGGGCATCTTAGGCCTCACGCTGTTCCTGATTCCATTCGGCACCTCGGTACTCTACGGGATCCGTGCGGCAACATCGGCCGCGCTCGCACACGAGGAACGTGCCTACGCGGCTGCGTCGGTTGGTGCCGTGCTCGCGTTCGCCGTGCTCGGCCTCCCCTCGAACCCGTTCGCGGTCTTGGACCAGATACTCATCGTGACCCTCGCGATGGCTCTCGCCAGCGGCCTGTACCACCGCTCCCTGCGCTATGCTCACTGA
- a CDS encoding FkbM family methyltransferase: protein MLTDRLRTLLRRSGPARALASPLLAVRRRIVGRRHALRASVWDDARGLLAQPPVVRVDTFGGTFELDPRSHILARLMLDGDYEPEVFGLCASLLDPERDVIDVGANAGFFSVGLAQRLTSGRLLAIEPSAAMVARLRGNLERNGVTENVLVEPLALSDREGTASLNTIQGNEEYSTLGEAAHPALASSGIASGVVQERIRTARLDDVVAAHGLRPALLKVDVEGFEAQVFGGAMQTLRDHRPAVVTEFSADLLRANGSSPEAMVRLFESCGYRILDPFTPGHPPVTPTFLRTTEEVLCLPEEHPLA, encoded by the coding sequence ATGCTCACTGACCGTCTCCGCACACTGCTCCGGCGCTCAGGCCCTGCGCGCGCCCTCGCGAGTCCCCTTCTCGCCGTGCGCCGCCGCATCGTCGGCAGGCGCCATGCGCTTCGAGCCTCCGTGTGGGACGACGCGCGAGGGCTTCTGGCGCAGCCCCCGGTTGTCCGCGTGGACACCTTTGGCGGCACGTTCGAACTCGACCCCCGATCACACATCCTCGCGCGGCTGATGCTGGACGGTGACTACGAGCCGGAGGTCTTCGGCCTATGCGCCAGCCTTCTGGATCCCGAGCGCGACGTGATCGACGTGGGGGCGAATGCGGGCTTCTTCTCCGTAGGGCTCGCGCAGCGCCTTACAAGCGGGCGCCTGCTTGCTATTGAGCCCTCGGCCGCGATGGTGGCGCGCCTCCGAGGCAACCTGGAGCGGAACGGCGTGACGGAGAACGTGCTCGTCGAGCCTCTGGCGTTGTCCGACCGTGAGGGCACGGCATCGCTCAACACCATCCAAGGCAACGAGGAGTACAGCACGCTGGGCGAGGCGGCGCACCCCGCGCTCGCGTCGAGCGGGATCGCCTCTGGCGTGGTGCAGGAACGCATCCGCACGGCTCGTCTGGACGACGTCGTGGCCGCGCATGGTTTGCGCCCGGCGCTGCTGAAGGTGGACGTGGAGGGTTTCGAGGCCCAGGTCTTCGGGGGCGCGATGCAGACTCTCCGAGACCACCGCCCGGCGGTCGTCACCGAGTTCAGCGCCGACCTGCTGCGCGCAAACGGCTCGTCGCCAGAGGCCATGGTCCGACTGTTCGAGTCGTGCGGGTACCGCATCCTGGACCCGTTCACGCCCGGCCACCCGCCCGTGACGCCGACATTTCTTCGAACGACAGAAGAAGTCCTCTGCCTTCCTGAGGAGCACCCGCTCGCGTGA
- a CDS encoding glycosyltransferase translates to MRPRLMLYESASGGHRAEHLCWLADAWMARDRDDVLVLVPPQQLADNFPEVADRANASGGRIRLAPYDSALEQGTQWDSLLGTRRAEPLARAILAHRPERVLAMSFDHFLAPLGWGVPLPADALVSGIFFRPTLHYDAIGSPSTSLRERAERTLKRLLTRRALRHPAFDTLFSLDPTAVPALQALGPNVALLPDPVPEEPVLRPRNEVRADLGIEPGRTLFLLAGGLDDRKGPLETLRALLALAPEAQARTAVAFMGRVGADVRDRFDALADEVRGSTAVQLVVRDAFVPTGEMQTVVAAADVLLVPYVKHVGSSGFLMRAAGAGVPVLSQAWGAMGHLVREHGLGQTVDPTDTRALATSLSRASQTPEAGFDPEGAARFAARFTVQAYTETILNRLAP, encoded by the coding sequence ATGCGTCCCCGCCTGATGCTGTACGAGTCCGCCTCTGGCGGCCACCGCGCGGAGCACCTCTGCTGGCTCGCCGATGCCTGGATGGCGCGGGACCGTGACGACGTGCTCGTCCTGGTACCGCCTCAGCAGCTAGCGGACAACTTCCCGGAGGTCGCCGATCGGGCTAACGCCAGCGGCGGCCGGATCCGCCTCGCCCCGTACGATTCGGCTCTGGAGCAGGGAACGCAGTGGGATAGCCTGCTCGGAACCCGTCGCGCCGAGCCTCTGGCGCGCGCGATCCTGGCTCACCGGCCGGAGCGGGTCCTGGCGATGAGCTTTGATCACTTTCTCGCGCCGCTGGGATGGGGCGTCCCGCTACCGGCAGACGCTCTGGTCTCGGGCATCTTTTTCCGGCCCACGCTCCACTACGACGCCATCGGATCTCCTTCGACGTCGCTGCGGGAGCGGGCCGAGCGCACGCTAAAGCGACTGCTCACCCGACGCGCTCTACGCCACCCGGCCTTCGACACACTGTTCAGCCTGGACCCGACGGCTGTGCCTGCGCTCCAGGCGCTTGGCCCGAACGTGGCGCTTCTCCCCGACCCGGTCCCGGAGGAGCCCGTTCTCCGCCCTCGCAACGAGGTCCGCGCGGATCTCGGCATCGAACCGGGGCGCACGCTCTTCCTGTTGGCGGGCGGTCTGGACGACCGCAAGGGACCTCTGGAAACGCTCCGGGCGCTCCTCGCGCTCGCGCCAGAGGCCCAAGCGCGTACTGCGGTGGCCTTTATGGGGCGCGTTGGCGCCGATGTCCGGGACCGATTCGACGCGCTTGCCGACGAGGTTCGGGGCTCGACCGCCGTGCAACTCGTCGTGCGCGACGCGTTCGTGCCGACGGGCGAGATGCAGACGGTGGTGGCGGCGGCGGACGTGCTTCTCGTTCCGTACGTGAAGCACGTGGGCTCCAGCGGCTTTTTGATGCGTGCCGCTGGCGCCGGCGTGCCGGTCCTCTCCCAGGCGTGGGGCGCGATGGGTCACCTCGTGCGCGAGCACGGCCTCGGTCAGACAGTCGACCCGACAGACACCCGAGCCCTCGCCACGTCGCTCTCGCGAGCCAGCCAGACGCCAGAGGCGGGGTTCGACCCGGAGGGAGCGGCCCGCTTTGCCGCCCGGTTTACGGTCCAGGCGTACACGGAGACCATCCTCAACCGCCTGGCGCCATGA
- a CDS encoding glycosyltransferase — MTACVLWARFGPYHIARLAAAHGYFDARGGTLVGMEVAGDDATYAWDTEGESPFPRTCAFPDRTVEAIPNAEMARGITEALDRLDPSAVAFASYSTPDALAALAWCRRKRRTAVMMFDSRAEDAPRSVPREALKRALVSGVDAALVAGTQSRAYARALGIHETYAPLDVVDNASFASGAEQPRPALAPDGPYFLASGRFVGRKNLSTLLRAYATYRTRSDVPWPLVLLGDGPEREPLAALAGEGVTFAGFQQRDALPAFYGHAGAFVHSATQDQWGLVVNEAMAAGLPLLVSTGAGCAPDLVENGENGWTFSPEAEDDLAALLSRTAALAPEVRQRLGQRSREIVASFRPEDFAEGLWRACLTPSKRAFPLRCRLALAALARRDPRAYHAIPD; from the coding sequence ATGACCGCGTGTGTACTCTGGGCGAGGTTCGGCCCTTACCACATCGCACGCCTGGCCGCAGCACACGGCTATTTCGACGCGCGAGGCGGTACGCTTGTCGGGATGGAGGTCGCGGGTGACGATGCGACGTACGCGTGGGACACCGAAGGCGAGTCCCCTTTCCCGCGGACCTGCGCGTTCCCCGACCGGACGGTCGAGGCGATCCCGAACGCCGAAATGGCGCGCGGAATCACCGAGGCGCTGGACCGCTTGGATCCCTCCGCCGTCGCCTTTGCGAGCTACTCCACGCCCGACGCGCTCGCGGCGCTCGCCTGGTGCCGGCGCAAGAGGCGCACGGCGGTCATGATGTTCGACAGCCGCGCGGAGGACGCGCCCCGGAGCGTGCCGCGGGAAGCGCTCAAGCGCGCGCTGGTCTCGGGCGTTGACGCCGCGCTCGTGGCGGGGACTCAGAGCCGCGCCTACGCTCGCGCCCTGGGCATCCACGAAACGTACGCGCCGCTGGACGTCGTGGACAACGCTTCGTTCGCCTCTGGAGCCGAGCAACCCCGGCCGGCCCTCGCGCCCGACGGGCCGTACTTCCTCGCGTCTGGCCGATTCGTGGGACGCAAGAACCTCTCCACGCTGCTTCGGGCGTACGCGACGTATCGAACGCGGAGCGACGTGCCGTGGCCGCTTGTGTTGCTCGGCGACGGGCCCGAACGCGAGCCTCTGGCGGCCCTCGCCGGCGAAGGCGTGACGTTCGCGGGGTTCCAGCAGCGCGACGCGCTCCCGGCGTTTTACGGCCACGCCGGGGCGTTCGTCCACTCCGCGACGCAGGACCAGTGGGGACTGGTCGTAAACGAGGCGATGGCGGCAGGCCTGCCACTGCTCGTCTCGACCGGCGCAGGATGCGCGCCCGACCTCGTGGAAAACGGTGAGAACGGCTGGACGTTTTCGCCAGAGGCCGAGGACGATCTTGCCGCCCTCCTCTCCCGCACCGCCGCCCTCGCTCCCGAGGTGCGCCAGAGGCTTGGTCAACGCTCGCGCGAGATTGTGGCGAGCTTCCGGCCGGAGGACTTCGCTGAGGGCCTCTGGCGGGCGTGCCTCACGCCTTCCAAGCGGGCGTTCCCGCTCCGCTGTCGCCTCGCGCTCGCCGCCCTCGCGCGCCGCGATCCTCGCGCGTACCACGCCATCCCGGACTGA
- a CDS encoding glycosyltransferase family 4 protein produces MHLAFLALQDPTDPAAFSGIPFRVARHLRAALAERGGRLSTVGPLHEGAPLSGKVTKLKHRLAGRGYLGHHTWLSTRAMSQRANEAIQRLQPDAVLCLSSLPFVDLDPSVPAAFWVDGTFEMNLEYYSDYSGLADDNVRQGLETDRAGIARADLALYASEAAAASAIGYFGADPERVHVVPWAANLDAPPSREDAERALAGRRSDRAQLLFLGKDWFRKGGDRAVRVAEEMTALGLPTMLHVAGAHPPLAPEAQGVAVEGFLSKDDPAQRQRLLALLHDSHFLRMPVRAEDFGCVFAEAGAYALPSISTRTGGVPSAVGDGGLLFAPEATPQEIAADAVALLRDRDRYFALAQAARDRYEQETNWDTVVRRVLDLLEPLV; encoded by the coding sequence ATGCACCTCGCGTTTCTCGCGCTTCAAGACCCCACGGACCCCGCGGCGTTCTCGGGCATCCCGTTCCGGGTCGCGCGCCACCTCCGCGCGGCGCTTGCAGAGCGAGGGGGGCGCTTGAGCACCGTCGGTCCCCTCCATGAGGGCGCCCCGCTGAGCGGGAAGGTCACCAAGCTGAAACACCGGCTGGCGGGCCGGGGGTACCTGGGACACCACACGTGGTTGTCCACGCGCGCGATGAGCCAGCGCGCCAACGAGGCCATTCAGCGGCTCCAGCCCGACGCCGTCCTGTGCCTCTCTTCCCTCCCCTTTGTGGACCTCGATCCGTCCGTTCCCGCGGCCTTCTGGGTGGACGGGACGTTCGAGATGAACCTCGAGTACTACAGCGACTACAGCGGGTTGGCGGACGACAACGTGCGCCAGGGGCTGGAGACGGACCGCGCCGGGATCGCCCGGGCGGACCTCGCGCTGTACGCGTCCGAGGCCGCGGCAGCGTCCGCGATCGGCTACTTCGGCGCGGATCCGGAGCGCGTACACGTTGTCCCATGGGCGGCCAACCTCGATGCTCCCCCTTCGCGCGAAGACGCTGAGCGCGCGCTCGCGGGCCGACGCTCGGACCGGGCGCAGCTCCTGTTTCTGGGCAAAGACTGGTTTCGAAAAGGGGGCGACCGCGCCGTACGCGTAGCCGAGGAGATGACGGCGCTCGGCCTTCCCACCATGCTCCACGTTGCCGGTGCGCACCCGCCTCTGGCGCCCGAAGCCCAAGGCGTGGCTGTAGAGGGGTTTCTGTCGAAGGACGACCCCGCACAACGCCAGAGGCTTTTAGCGCTGCTCCACGACAGCCACTTTCTGCGCATGCCGGTGCGGGCCGAGGACTTCGGATGCGTCTTCGCCGAGGCGGGCGCGTACGCGCTCCCGTCGATCTCCACCCGAACCGGGGGCGTTCCCAGCGCCGTCGGCGACGGCGGCTTGCTGTTCGCGCCAGAGGCCACCCCGCAAGAGATCGCGGCTGACGCGGTCGCTCTGCTTCGCGACAGAGACCGGTACTTTGCTCTCGCGCAGGCGGCTCGAGATCGCTACGAGCAGGAGACAAACTGGGACACCGTCGTTCGGCGCGTCTTGGACCTTTTGGAGCCGCTCGTATGA
- a CDS encoding glycosyltransferase family 4 protein — translation MSSVAIVGRFPPPLDGQAVVTRTLADLLDREHGGTLDVRRFNLSAPEGDQISDVSRGDRLKHYLGAGARLRTWASSLPAGPILWPSVSPSVMGHLRDVGTVLPALGREREVYAVVHRGDFHTQFEHPLTRWTAPGLIRRLAGVVFLSHGLAERCAQWIPPEKRIVVHNTIGPDVEVPPEAARAKSERSVSGRPVRVLFLSGMIPSKGYLVVLDAIAELQHRGVEVEATFAGRWLSAEDERAFWTRAHAPGAARAVRHLGGVSDRAEIQRLYLDADFFVLPTTYPIEAQPLTIIEALSAATPVIATRHASIPEMIEDGVSGRFAAPDANALADAVEASMEPNVWFALSRGARARYDAAFAPEAVRAQWMELLAHMRPASLHA, via the coding sequence ATGAGTTCCGTCGCGATCGTCGGCCGATTTCCGCCGCCGCTGGACGGTCAGGCGGTGGTCACCCGCACCCTCGCCGATCTGTTGGACCGTGAGCACGGCGGGACGCTAGACGTGCGCCGCTTCAACCTTTCGGCTCCGGAGGGCGACCAGATCAGCGACGTCTCGCGCGGTGACCGACTAAAGCACTACCTCGGTGCCGGTGCACGGCTTCGCACGTGGGCGTCCTCCCTCCCGGCTGGCCCCATTCTCTGGCCGTCCGTTTCTCCCAGCGTGATGGGACACCTGAGAGACGTGGGAACGGTCCTGCCCGCGCTCGGCCGCGAGCGCGAAGTGTACGCCGTCGTCCACCGGGGGGACTTCCACACACAGTTCGAGCACCCCTTGACGCGGTGGACGGCACCGGGGCTCATCCGGCGCCTCGCCGGGGTTGTGTTCCTCTCGCACGGGCTCGCCGAACGCTGTGCCCAGTGGATCCCCCCTGAGAAGCGCATCGTCGTCCACAACACCATCGGGCCAGACGTGGAGGTTCCCCCAGAGGCGGCGCGCGCGAAGTCTGAGCGGTCGGTTTCTGGCCGACCGGTGCGGGTGCTTTTCCTGTCGGGGATGATCCCAAGCAAAGGCTACCTCGTGGTGCTGGACGCGATCGCGGAGTTGCAGCACCGCGGCGTCGAGGTCGAGGCAACGTTTGCAGGCCGCTGGCTCAGCGCGGAAGACGAGCGCGCGTTCTGGACGCGGGCCCACGCCCCTGGCGCTGCGCGCGCGGTCCGGCACCTCGGCGGCGTCAGCGATCGGGCGGAGATCCAGCGGCTCTACCTCGATGCGGACTTTTTCGTGCTGCCCACGACGTACCCCATCGAAGCGCAGCCTCTCACCATTATCGAGGCCTTGAGCGCCGCGACTCCCGTCATCGCGACGCGTCACGCCAGCATCCCGGAGATGATCGAGGACGGCGTGAGCGGACGGTTTGCCGCGCCAGACGCCAACGCGCTCGCGGACGCCGTCGAAGCCTCGATGGAGCCCAATGTATGGTTCGCCCTGTCGCGTGGAGCCCGCGCGCGCTACGATGCCGCGTTCGCGCCAGAGGCCGTCCGCGCTCAGTGGATGGAGCTTCTGGCGCACATGCGCCCCGCTTCTCTGCACGCATGA
- the dut gene encoding dUTP diphosphatase yields MTDVPVTVLPHGEGLQLPAHATPDAAGLDLRAAVPEGKPLALAPGAFALVPTGLKIALPAGTEGQVRPRSGLAFKHGVTVLNSPGTIDSGYRGEVGVLLINHGPETFHVARGERIAQLVVARYEQVRFTPAESLDATERGVGGFGSTGTA; encoded by the coding sequence ATGACCGACGTACCCGTTACCGTCCTGCCTCACGGCGAGGGCCTCCAACTCCCCGCCCACGCCACGCCCGACGCGGCCGGCCTCGACCTCCGCGCGGCGGTGCCCGAGGGCAAGCCTCTCGCGCTCGCGCCCGGCGCGTTCGCGCTCGTGCCGACCGGGCTCAAGATTGCACTGCCTGCTGGCACCGAAGGCCAGGTGCGGCCCCGATCAGGCCTCGCCTTCAAGCACGGCGTCACCGTTCTGAACAGCCCTGGAACGATCGACAGCGGCTACCGCGGCGAGGTGGGCGTGCTGCTCATCAACCACGGCCCGGAAACGTTCCACGTCGCCAGAGGCGAGCGGATCGCGCAACTCGTCGTCGCGCGGTACGAGCAGGTCCGGTTCACGCCGGCGGAGAGCCTGGACGCGACCGAGCGCGGGGTGGGCGGCTTCGGCTCGACGGGGACGGCCTAG
- a CDS encoding peptide MFS transporter → MKGPDSEAASDLAAHEIAPGHAGGALAVNDTRFFGHPVGLGNLFFTEMFERFSYYGMRALLVLFMTAETANGGLGYDVAKSALIYGLYTSLVYLVNLPGGWIADRLLGQRKSVLVGGIIISLGHFTMAVPGIAAFYAGLGLIVIGTGLLKPNISVMVGQLYSEKDARRDAGFTIFYMGINIGAFAAPLICGYLGENINWHLGFAAAGVGMVIGMIVYVVMGRNLGEIGHLAPDAQAEKPASTRLFGIGIAATLALLGGIYALSAMGLYALNETTITRIYSVILVAIVVGLFGWLFTRKYWTDLERKRLYLIGLLFFGAVMFFLAFEQAGSSLNIFANENTERGFLGLEIPASFFQSINALFIFTIAPLVAGIWLWLGRRNQDPSSPVKFGIGLVFVGLGFVVMIGASAASASGALVSPMWLVLTYLLHTLGELTLSPVGLSAMTKLAPARVSSLMMGVWFLGSSVGNFLAGFVASFSGSLEGPSFFGFIAAISILSGLVFFFAAGPFKRMMEKAEISMGGRGH, encoded by the coding sequence ATGAAAGGACCCGACTCCGAAGCGGCGAGCGACCTCGCCGCCCACGAAATCGCTCCCGGCCACGCCGGAGGCGCCCTCGCTGTCAACGACACGCGCTTCTTCGGCCACCCTGTTGGGCTGGGCAACCTCTTCTTTACGGAGATGTTCGAGCGCTTCTCGTACTACGGCATGCGCGCCCTGCTCGTGCTGTTCATGACAGCGGAGACCGCGAACGGTGGCCTGGGCTACGACGTCGCCAAGTCGGCGCTGATCTACGGCCTCTATACGAGCCTCGTGTACCTGGTCAACCTGCCGGGCGGTTGGATCGCGGACCGCCTGCTCGGTCAGCGGAAATCCGTCCTCGTGGGCGGCATCATCATCTCGCTGGGCCACTTCACGATGGCCGTCCCCGGGATCGCCGCGTTCTATGCGGGCCTTGGGCTCATCGTGATCGGTACCGGCTTGCTCAAGCCGAACATCTCGGTGATGGTCGGGCAGCTGTACTCAGAGAAGGATGCCCGCCGCGACGCCGGGTTTACCATCTTCTACATGGGCATCAACATCGGCGCGTTCGCGGCGCCGCTGATCTGCGGCTACCTCGGCGAGAACATCAACTGGCACCTCGGCTTCGCAGCCGCTGGCGTCGGCATGGTGATCGGCATGATCGTCTACGTGGTGATGGGCAGAAACCTCGGCGAGATCGGGCACCTCGCGCCTGACGCCCAGGCGGAGAAGCCCGCGAGCACGCGCCTCTTTGGCATCGGCATCGCGGCAACGCTCGCGCTCCTGGGAGGCATCTACGCGCTCTCGGCGATGGGCCTCTACGCGCTCAACGAAACGACCATCACGCGGATCTACTCCGTGATCCTCGTCGCCATCGTGGTGGGCCTCTTCGGCTGGCTGTTCACGCGGAAGTACTGGACCGATCTGGAGCGCAAGAGGCTCTACCTGATCGGGTTGCTGTTCTTCGGAGCCGTGATGTTCTTCCTCGCCTTCGAGCAGGCGGGCTCCAGCCTCAACATCTTCGCGAACGAGAACACGGAGCGCGGCTTCCTGGGGCTCGAGATCCCGGCGTCGTTCTTCCAGTCCATCAACGCGCTGTTCATCTTCACGATCGCGCCGCTCGTGGCGGGCATCTGGCTCTGGCTCGGTCGTCGCAATCAGGATCCGTCCAGCCCGGTCAAGTTCGGCATCGGCCTCGTCTTCGTCGGCCTGGGCTTCGTGGTCATGATCGGCGCCTCGGCTGCGTCGGCGAGTGGCGCGCTGGTGAGCCCGATGTGGCTGGTGCTGACGTACCTGCTGCACACGTTGGGTGAGCTCACCCTGTCGCCCGTCGGCCTGAGCGCGATGACGAAGCTGGCTCCGGCCCGCGTCTCCTCGCTCATGATGGGTGTCTGGTTCCTCGGCTCCTCCGTCGGCAACTTCCTCGCCGGCTTCGTGGCCAGCTTCTCCGGATCGCTCGAAGGGCCGAGCTTCTTCGGCTTTATCGCTGCCATCTCGATCCTCTCCGGTCTCGTCTTTTTCTTCGCCGCTGGCCCGTTCAAGCGGATGATGGAGAAAGCCGAGATCTCGATGGGCGGCCGCGGCCACTGA